A section of the Lepus europaeus isolate LE1 chromosome 10, mLepTim1.pri, whole genome shotgun sequence genome encodes:
- the WFDC3 gene encoding WAP four-disulfide core domain protein 3: MSGGVFLLKAFALATLASWLIAGEHVKDRACPPARNPCRDLCQGDDSCPDGHKCCSTGCGRVCEEAPTGRKGDCPRVVWKQFCFKKCVGPAPCPGKKVCCTFGCNKSCVGPVSEQKLAELGAECPADPLPCGELCDGDLSCPQGHKCCSTGCGHACRGDIEGGRSGVCPNILVGLCIVNCMVDENCQAGEKCCKSGCGRFCVPAVLPPKLTVNPNSTVRSDSESAP, translated from the exons ATGTCAGGCGGCGTCTTCCTTCTGAAGGCATTTGCTCTTGCGACCCTGGCATCCTGGCTGATCGCGGGAGAGCATG TGAAAGACAGAGCGTGTCCTCCTGCTAGGAACCCGTGCCGAGACTTGTGCCAGGGTGACGACTCGTGTCCAGATGGGCACAAGTGCTGCAGCACGGGCTGTGGGCGGGTGTGCGAGGAGGCAC CTACAGGGAGGAAAGGAGATTGTCCCAGGGTTGTCTGGAAGCAGTTCTGTTTTAAGAAGTGTGtcgggccggcgccttg tcccgg aaaaaaagtgtgctgcACGTTTGGCTGCAACAAGAGCTGCGTAGGCCCAGTCTCTGAACAGAAGCTGG CAG AGCTTGGCGCTGAGTGTCCTGCTgacccccttccctgtggggaaCTGTGTGATGGGGACctctcctgtccccaggggcATAAATGCTGCAGCACCGGTTGTGGCCACGCCTGCCGTGGAGACATCGAGGGAG GACGAAGTGGTGTTTGTCCGAACATTCTGGTGGGCCTGTGCATCGTCAACTGCATGGTGGATGAGAACTGTCAAGCTGGGGAGAAGTGCTGCAAGTCAGGCTGTGGCCGCTTCTGTGTTCCGGCAGTGCTGCCGCCCAAGCTGACCGTGAACCCCAACTCGACAGTCAGGTCTGATTCTGAATCAG